The Thermoplasmataceae archaeon genome has a segment encoding these proteins:
- a CDS encoding NAD(P)/FAD-dependent oxidoreductase, which translates to MHDVLIVGSGPSGSYLAYSLAKLGFDVVNLEEHREVGRPVECTGLVSERVFKYVRTKAKVNSVSGAHIIFPNGKGIHVQKAEKTVVMDRDQFDKDASAMAIGAGADVRINSRALKIKVSDHAASIICRENGNIRELEGRIVVGADGVNSIVRRDLEYESPSRIISTYQVDSAARMEDQDSVNVYIGSRSTHGFFGWATPAGELSKIGVGTYRKPALEHFQYINRKFGSGKILGINGGGIPITYLKRTYGKRSLLVGDAAGIVKPLSGGGIFTGIVSSKHASESIRIALESEVFGDNALSSYQKGWKRELGMELKFDSLAQRFFSGIPDSALDKIYGILSSPGNVEIINKTGDIDFPSKVILSILLRNPSILAYVLKRNRA; encoded by the coding sequence GTGCATGATGTCCTTATAGTTGGATCTGGACCGTCTGGTTCGTATCTGGCATATAGCCTTGCAAAACTGGGCTTTGATGTTGTAAACCTGGAGGAACACAGGGAAGTAGGGAGGCCAGTAGAATGTACGGGCCTGGTTTCGGAAAGAGTGTTCAAGTATGTTCGGACAAAAGCGAAGGTTAATTCTGTCAGCGGAGCACACATTATTTTCCCCAATGGAAAGGGTATTCATGTACAGAAAGCTGAAAAAACCGTTGTGATGGACAGGGATCAGTTCGACAAGGATGCGTCTGCAATGGCTATTGGAGCTGGTGCCGACGTTCGTATTAATTCCAGGGCCCTAAAGATAAAGGTAAGCGATCATGCGGCTTCGATCATATGCCGGGAAAACGGGAATATTCGGGAACTTGAAGGCAGGATAGTGGTGGGTGCAGATGGCGTAAACAGTATCGTCAGGAGAGATCTTGAATATGAATCCCCATCAAGGATTATATCCACTTACCAGGTAGATTCTGCAGCTCGAATGGAGGACCAAGACAGTGTAAACGTTTACATCGGTTCAAGATCGACCCATGGTTTTTTCGGTTGGGCAACACCTGCAGGGGAACTATCGAAGATAGGGGTTGGAACCTACCGGAAACCGGCACTTGAGCATTTCCAGTACATAAACAGGAAATTCGGAAGCGGAAAGATCCTTGGAATAAACGGAGGGGGTATTCCCATCACATACCTGAAAAGAACATATGGCAAGAGGAGTCTCCTTGTAGGTGATGCGGCTGGCATAGTAAAACCACTTTCCGGTGGAGGAATATTCACCGGGATAGTTTCTTCAAAGCATGCGTCAGAATCCATCAGGATTGCTCTTGAGTCTGAGGTCTTTGGAGATAATGCTCTGTCCTCATATCAAAAAGGCTGGAAACGCGAACTTGGGATGGAGCTGAAGTTCGATTCCCTTGCACAGAGATTCTTTTCAGGAATCCCGGACAGTGCCCTTGATAAAATATACGGAATACTATCATCTCCCGGCAACGTCGAGATCATAAACAAGACAGGTGATATCGATTTTCCGTCCAAAGTTATACTGTCAATACTTCTGAGAAATCCATCAATTTTAGCATATGTGCTTAAAAGGAACAGAGCATGA
- a CDS encoding GNAT family N-acetyltransferase — protein MIVLYESEEVDGFGKVNFLEDGAAWLGGLRVKPASRRLGVGSAITDYLIAMSITHGCKMVRMLIEDKNFRSLNLASKKGFRPLRSFRFYEGTPETSTWERTSFIASDLVCEGWAYVQLSERYHGTGTFLMSGGNLAYVWSGHTVLVQMIRSDKSLAMNGDGITCVPAEDAGRLSNRLVPMEGFSAATVFGKQL, from the coding sequence ATGATCGTTCTGTATGAAAGCGAGGAAGTCGATGGTTTTGGAAAGGTAAACTTCCTTGAGGACGGCGCGGCGTGGTTGGGCGGCCTTAGGGTGAAACCAGCGTCCAGGAGACTTGGTGTTGGCTCCGCAATCACGGATTACCTCATTGCTATGTCCATAACACATGGGTGTAAAATGGTGAGAATGCTCATAGAAGATAAGAATTTCAGGTCCTTGAATCTGGCAAGCAAGAAGGGATTCAGGCCACTCCGATCATTCAGATTTTATGAAGGTACGCCAGAAACCTCTACATGGGAACGCACATCATTCATCGCCAGCGACCTGGTTTGTGAGGGGTGGGCATATGTTCAGCTCAGCGAGAGGTACCACGGAACAGGAACATTTCTTATGTCTGGGGGAAATCTGGCCTATGTCTGGTCTGGGCACACAGTGCTGGTACAGATGATCAGGTCAGACAAGTCCCTTGCCATGAATGGTGATGGAATAACTTGTGTTCCGGCAGAGGATGCTGGGCGCCTTTCTAACAGACTGGTTCCAATGGAAGGCTTTAGTGCTGCTACAGTCTTTGGCAAACAACTTTAG
- a CDS encoding radical SAM protein: MTKFVLISDTTLAYEYRNFPLLDFLPCAPSKTIPGPVYRFLKGPAPPAHPDGQAVYSQYSIRKLEASLLRKYRREDVAVAHEDYMSNFIKDDTEIIGVSTMDPLGLGPTTMSYFALFGGDLMAWVRREWDTLISRINAAREGTKAKLVVGGPGVWEFTILRDEIEKYKFDYVVQGEMDDIAPALFEQISSGNIDPSLFYQGYMTYDDHFRKVIKNDPKFLARGITQKAYPKLEDIPEIVGPSMKGMVEVMRGCGVGCDFCEVTLRPLRYYPVEKMVKEIEVNVKAGQTNAWLHSDEIFGFKHGNMFEPNE, translated from the coding sequence ATGACTAAGTTCGTGCTCATATCTGATACTACACTCGCTTATGAATACCGAAACTTCCCGCTTCTGGACTTCCTGCCATGTGCACCGAGCAAGACAATTCCAGGTCCAGTTTACAGGTTCCTTAAGGGGCCAGCTCCGCCGGCACATCCGGACGGTCAGGCGGTCTACTCTCAATATTCAATAAGGAAGCTTGAGGCCTCCCTGCTGCGTAAATACAGGAGGGAGGATGTTGCTGTTGCACATGAGGATTATATGTCCAATTTTATCAAGGACGATACGGAAATAATTGGCGTCTCTACCATGGATCCTCTGGGACTCGGCCCGACCACGATGTCCTACTTTGCCCTATTCGGCGGAGACCTTATGGCCTGGGTGAGACGCGAATGGGATACCCTGATTTCAAGGATAAATGCGGCTAGAGAAGGAACCAAGGCTAAACTCGTCGTGGGCGGCCCCGGTGTATGGGAATTCACGATCCTTAGAGACGAGATAGAGAAATACAAGTTTGATTACGTCGTTCAGGGCGAAATGGATGACATAGCTCCCGCGCTGTTTGAACAGATATCGTCCGGCAACATCGATCCATCACTGTTCTATCAGGGATACATGACATACGATGATCATTTCCGGAAGGTGATCAAGAACGATCCAAAGTTTCTTGCCAGAGGAATAACCCAGAAGGCTTACCCGAAACTGGAAGATATACCAGAGATCGTGGGACCATCCATGAAGGGCATGGTAGAGGTCATGAGAGGATGCGGCGTTGGCTGCGATTTCTGCGAGGTCACGCTGAGACCTCTGAGATACTATCCTGTAGAGAAAATGGTGAAGGAAATTGAAGTTAACGTCAAAGCGGGACAGACCAATGCATGGTTGCATTCCGACGAAATATTCGGCTTCAAGCACGGCAACATGTTCGAACCGAACGAAGA
- a CDS encoding formate--tetrahydrofolate ligase — protein MSDKIQLRSIKDVARDLGLTEDDYEMYGKYIAKLSLSLLDRTSGNGKLILVTAINPTPAGEGKTTTTIGLGQTLRKMGKRTLIAIREPSLGPCFGIKGGATGGGLATVEPSDRINLIFTGDFPGVTAAHNLLSAMINNHIHHGNKLGIDQKRIVFPRTIDMNDRSLRSIIVGVGDKETGSLNMDKFVITPASEIMAILGLSTGYTDLKNRLGRILVAYDNKFNPVYAKDLKAEGAMASLLVDALKPNLVQTRDGTPALIHTGPFGNIAHGTSSIIGDKIGLKLSDYLVTEAGFGADLGAEKFFDLVSRQANLPVDAVVLVATIRALKHNGGAKELDVEDLKSLETGFKNLKRHIDLIRRFGLNPVVSINRFKSDTDAEIAILEKLLKNEKARWALSEVYMKGSEGGKDLANAVLEALEDKNIRITRSYELDEPVRDKIVKIATKVYGADDVVFSKEALRDLKRISKLGLDKLPICMAKTQYSLSDDPTLLNSPENFKVHVGSINISSGAGFLVPMLGEIMTMPGLPEHPAAENVDIDDSGNIIGLF, from the coding sequence ATGAGCGACAAGATACAGTTGAGGTCAATAAAGGACGTTGCGCGAGATCTCGGCCTGACCGAAGATGACTATGAAATGTACGGGAAATATATTGCCAAACTCTCACTATCTTTGCTGGATAGAACATCCGGGAATGGTAAGCTGATATTGGTAACCGCAATAAATCCTACACCTGCTGGTGAGGGGAAGACCACTACTACCATCGGTCTGGGACAAACGCTGAGAAAAATGGGAAAAAGAACACTCATAGCAATCAGGGAACCATCACTGGGACCGTGTTTTGGAATAAAGGGTGGAGCAACTGGAGGTGGGCTGGCAACCGTTGAACCGAGCGATAGAATCAACCTTATCTTCACCGGTGACTTCCCAGGAGTTACTGCGGCCCATAACCTGCTGTCCGCTATGATCAATAATCATATACACCACGGTAACAAGCTTGGGATAGACCAGAAGAGAATCGTATTTCCAAGGACAATCGACATGAATGATAGATCATTGAGGAGTATCATTGTCGGTGTTGGGGATAAGGAAACGGGATCTCTGAACATGGATAAATTTGTAATAACTCCTGCATCGGAGATAATGGCGATCCTCGGGCTTTCCACCGGATACACTGACCTGAAGAACAGACTCGGGAGAATACTTGTAGCCTATGATAACAAGTTCAATCCGGTGTACGCAAAGGATCTGAAAGCCGAAGGGGCAATGGCTTCACTTCTGGTGGACGCCCTGAAGCCGAATCTTGTCCAGACAAGAGATGGCACGCCTGCGCTCATCCACACCGGCCCCTTTGGAAATATAGCTCATGGGACTTCCAGTATAATTGGAGACAAGATTGGGCTCAAACTTTCAGACTATCTTGTTACTGAAGCTGGATTTGGCGCCGATCTTGGGGCAGAAAAGTTCTTTGATCTGGTTTCCCGGCAGGCGAACCTGCCTGTCGACGCTGTTGTGCTGGTAGCTACAATAAGAGCGCTAAAGCACAACGGAGGTGCGAAAGAACTGGACGTCGAAGACCTTAAGTCACTTGAAACCGGCTTTAAGAACCTTAAGAGGCACATCGACCTGATCAGGCGTTTCGGTCTTAACCCGGTGGTGAGCATTAACCGGTTCAAGTCGGACACTGACGCTGAGATAGCAATACTGGAAAAGCTCCTGAAGAATGAGAAGGCAAGATGGGCGCTGTCTGAGGTATACATGAAAGGTAGTGAAGGTGGAAAGGACCTTGCCAACGCAGTTCTTGAAGCGCTGGAAGATAAAAACATAAGGATCACCAGATCCTATGAACTCGACGAGCCCGTAAGGGACAAGATTGTGAAGATCGCAACTAAAGTTTATGGCGCAGATGACGTGGTCTTCTCCAAGGAGGCGCTCCGGGATCTGAAGAGGATTTCCAAACTGGGGCTCGATAAACTTCCCATATGCATGGCGAAGACCCAGTACTCTCTGTCTGATGATCCGACGCTGTTGAACAGTCCTGAGAATTTCAAGGTTCACGTTGGATCTATAAACATTTCATCTGGTGCCGGTTTCCTGGTCCCGATGTTGGGGGAAATCATGACCATGCCTGGACTGCCTGAACACCCTGCAGCCGAGAATGTGGACATTGATGATTCAGGCAATATAATTGGATTATTCTGA
- a CDS encoding DMT family transporter — MNSREISYLGLLLLVTFFWGLTFPLIKTTLQYISPLIFLFLRFGLSTLILLPFLRKKKGIFERKSIAYGVTAGTLLFFGYYFQTVGLEYTTASKSGLITGIYVVLIPLMSYLYLKRKVSRYDITASVIAFSGLILMSSGSITNSGVELGDILTLIGAVVYAFQIAYLSKHSSGLDTVIFTFYQLLMVSVLSLLFIPSYPSLQLDLNAYAIFTIAFTAIFAGTFAMFVTTKALIFIEPTAAGIIFVGEPIFAAIASVIIDKEPIGPYTVIGGTIMVFAMFLTTIDKYVKARNSGKNLVL, encoded by the coding sequence ATGAACTCAAGAGAAATTTCTTATCTCGGTCTCCTGCTGCTCGTGACATTCTTTTGGGGGCTGACCTTCCCCCTGATCAAAACAACGCTGCAGTATATTTCACCCCTGATCTTCTTATTCCTGAGATTTGGCCTCTCTACTCTGATCCTTTTACCTTTTCTCAGGAAGAAGAAAGGTATATTCGAACGTAAAAGCATTGCTTACGGGGTTACTGCAGGAACTCTCCTTTTCTTCGGGTACTACTTTCAGACTGTTGGGTTGGAGTATACGACTGCATCCAAATCGGGTCTTATAACAGGGATATATGTTGTTTTAATCCCACTTATGTCTTACCTTTACCTGAAGAGGAAAGTTTCCAGATACGACATAACTGCTTCCGTTATCGCTTTCTCTGGCCTTATACTCATGTCAAGCGGATCTATTACAAATTCCGGAGTTGAGCTGGGAGACATATTGACGCTGATTGGTGCGGTTGTCTACGCATTCCAGATCGCGTATCTGTCAAAACACAGTTCCGGTTTGGATACTGTTATCTTCACTTTCTATCAGCTTTTAATGGTATCTGTCCTTTCGCTGCTTTTCATACCGTCATATCCATCCCTTCAATTAGACCTGAACGCTTATGCCATTTTTACCATAGCATTCACGGCAATTTTCGCAGGAACGTTTGCCATGTTCGTGACGACGAAGGCACTTATATTCATTGAACCAACCGCCGCAGGCATAATATTTGTCGGTGAGCCCATTTTCGCGGCAATTGCATCTGTAATTATTGACAAAGAGCCCATAGGACCATACACGGTTATAGGAGGGACGATCATGGTATTCGCCATGTTCCTGACCACCATTGACAAATATGTCAAAGCGCGGAATTCTGGGAAGAACCTAGTTCTCTGA
- the tgtA gene encoding tRNA guanosine(15) transglycosylase TgtA: protein MELIHRDGLSRIAKLSTAHGIIETPTVMPVVNPNIVVITPQEMKKFGVSSIITNSYIIRRSERLRTQAERSGIHSLLNFDGPIMTDSGTFQSYVYGDIEYGNQEIVEFQRKIGSDITTILDIFSKPSDSHSEAEKAVDETYRRINEIEASDSGMLAGTIQGSVYTDLRVKSASLMSASQATYLPIGGVVPLLESYNYRQLVDIIIDSKTNANFGKPIHLFGGGHPMFMAMSVLLGVDIFDSASYIKYARDSRLLFSDGTRDLTAISGFPYWSPLNGKYTVKELIAATEEERSRSIAEHNLAAIFMELYEIRERIFEQTLWQYVEARARSHPFLFSAFRRILERSKELARYEELYKKSPFFYFDSYSDSHPVLERMRSFSERINKGHESRQVPEGIWKPGRMDNAFISNVYNKTSHSFVIKWENLSIPLELNETFPIEQVITSAMREYPDYSSRNNRSEISDLGDGGRSVEDVRNFDLEKIRAVADLQFSSGIGRKLFPDDVVIVKSRNTGRIRNIMIGNKIIATMRAHDGFLTLNVEGGRIINEISPFPRFRVQVDSESAQFNAKGFNVFFKFIKEWDRDIIPLNETLVVDEAGRFVAVGRSTVSGMEMGHYRKGVAVKIHHSISGKEKSEN from the coding sequence ATGGAACTAATTCACAGGGATGGCCTTTCGAGGATCGCAAAGTTGTCAACAGCTCACGGCATAATTGAAACGCCGACGGTCATGCCCGTGGTAAATCCCAATATAGTCGTAATAACGCCTCAGGAAATGAAGAAGTTCGGGGTCAGTAGTATCATTACCAACAGTTATATCATCAGGAGATCGGAAAGACTCAGGACTCAGGCCGAAAGGAGTGGAATTCATTCCCTTCTGAATTTTGATGGACCAATTATGACGGATTCAGGTACTTTCCAGAGTTATGTTTATGGAGATATTGAATATGGAAACCAGGAGATAGTTGAGTTTCAGAGAAAAATTGGCAGTGATATCACAACTATTCTGGACATCTTCTCGAAACCATCAGACAGTCACAGCGAAGCTGAAAAAGCTGTTGATGAGACCTACCGCAGGATTAATGAGATCGAAGCATCAGATAGCGGCATGCTCGCCGGAACAATACAGGGGTCTGTATACACGGACCTAAGAGTAAAATCAGCCTCCCTGATGTCAGCGAGCCAGGCTACATACCTACCCATAGGTGGCGTGGTGCCACTCCTCGAATCCTATAACTATCGTCAATTGGTGGACATAATCATAGACTCGAAGACCAATGCCAATTTCGGTAAGCCAATACACCTCTTTGGAGGAGGGCATCCGATGTTCATGGCAATGTCCGTGCTACTTGGTGTTGATATATTTGATTCAGCATCGTACATCAAATATGCCAGAGATTCCAGGCTCCTGTTTTCTGATGGCACACGGGATCTAACAGCCATTTCAGGTTTTCCTTACTGGAGTCCTCTCAACGGGAAATATACTGTTAAGGAGCTTATTGCAGCTACGGAAGAGGAAAGATCCAGATCAATAGCGGAGCACAATCTGGCTGCAATATTCATGGAGTTATATGAAATCAGGGAAAGAATTTTTGAGCAGACACTTTGGCAATATGTAGAAGCGAGAGCACGGTCACATCCATTTCTCTTCAGTGCGTTCAGAAGGATACTGGAAAGATCTAAAGAGCTGGCGAGATACGAAGAGTTGTACAAAAAGTCCCCATTCTTCTATTTCGATTCATATTCAGATTCCCATCCTGTTTTGGAGAGGATGCGGAGTTTTTCGGAAAGAATAAACAAAGGCCATGAAAGCCGACAAGTTCCGGAAGGGATCTGGAAACCCGGCAGAATGGATAACGCCTTTATCTCCAACGTGTACAATAAGACGAGCCACTCGTTTGTAATAAAATGGGAAAATCTCTCAATTCCACTTGAGCTGAATGAAACTTTTCCCATTGAGCAGGTCATAACCTCTGCAATGAGAGAGTATCCTGACTACAGTTCCCGTAATAATAGATCGGAAATTTCAGACCTGGGGGATGGAGGACGCAGTGTAGAAGATGTCAGGAATTTTGATCTTGAGAAGATTAGGGCTGTTGCTGATCTTCAGTTTTCTTCCGGAATAGGGAGAAAACTGTTTCCTGATGATGTAGTTATTGTGAAGTCGCGGAACACAGGTCGTATTCGAAACATAATGATTGGCAATAAAATAATTGCTACAATGCGGGCACATGACGGTTTCCTCACCCTGAACGTGGAAGGTGGTCGAATAATCAATGAGATTTCTCCATTTCCAAGATTCAGGGTCCAGGTTGATTCGGAGAGCGCGCAGTTTAATGCAAAAGGTTTCAATGTATTCTTCAAATTTATCAAAGAATGGGACAGGGACATAATTCCCCTGAATGAGACTTTAGTGGTCGATGAAGCGGGCCGATTTGTGGCTGTTGGTAGATCCACAGTCTCTGGTATGGAGATGGGGCACTACAGGAAGGGCGTGGCGGTAAAGATACATCACAGCATTTCCGGAAAAGAGAAGTCAGAGAACTAG
- a CDS encoding DNA polymerase domain-containing protein, which produces MKVKFRIVASSYRQRDVTVELFGRTEDGKSVTALYFGFKPYFDIVSPSEDFMESFRKNPEYLEEKDIKLWLYGSERPVKRVFVRSPWKVPELRSLANTETLSSDIPFHHRFIYDLDLGATVEVDGKELAEEKNRYTTDMVVRIDSIHNAESFNPRLKVLSFDVENSIQSGEIYVIGYAISIGDTIEKGEVSGDERDLLQKFVSLVCREDPDVLTGYNIDGYDLPLIQERMAKKGVDFNIGRDFRKPNRVNNQYWRLHGRVISDTWWNVKKILHPKHETLNYVALELLGEGKDNINRLKIEEEWSNRRQEVIDYCIKDAYLTLQIFRRLRVIDRNLFMSTVTKLPLDDVTNGGTSNYVDSILIRRADRENIGVPMTSHDLKENPIEGGYVHSIGAGLYDNVVVLDFKSMYPSMIMKYNICFTTFDPNGTIVAPTGARFLDPTKRVGLVPRILKDLMNERDKVKRDMKKAGTPEERSYLDGIQGALKILMNTFYGVLASSFYRFTNLEIGGAITAYARDTITGLIDLLKSEGKVVIYGDTDSIFIESGAKSHEEAVNIGEELSRRLSNKEGIIVEFEKVLDPFFSHGAKKRYAGKIVFPYDQKDTVLVRGYEVRRTDSFDLQSEALSKVFDFVLNKDISGAREYADTLVKKILSGDPEIDIENLVISRSVRKFGDYKENMNLANVRVAKKLMERGETFIPGMKVSWIVTNSKKSPQEVEPFIDGVKFDGIPDWAYYASRVRETLNRVLESLGDDLKLPDEVDKESRVVNAKDSPTNMKTLDQFF; this is translated from the coding sequence ATGAAGGTTAAATTCAGGATAGTTGCGTCCTCCTACAGACAGAGAGACGTTACCGTCGAGTTATTCGGTAGAACGGAAGACGGTAAATCAGTCACCGCCCTCTACTTCGGCTTCAAACCTTATTTTGATATAGTATCCCCTTCGGAAGATTTTATGGAATCGTTCAGGAAAAACCCAGAATATCTGGAAGAGAAGGATATAAAGCTCTGGCTTTACGGATCAGAACGCCCAGTAAAACGTGTATTCGTCAGGTCTCCATGGAAGGTACCGGAACTGAGGTCCCTCGCAAATACTGAAACCCTTTCATCCGATATTCCGTTTCATCATAGATTCATTTACGATCTCGATCTCGGAGCTACTGTCGAGGTTGATGGGAAAGAGCTGGCCGAAGAAAAGAATCGATACACCACGGATATGGTTGTTCGCATAGACAGTATTCATAATGCGGAGTCATTCAATCCACGACTGAAGGTACTGAGCTTTGATGTCGAGAACTCCATCCAGAGTGGCGAAATTTATGTCATAGGCTACGCAATTTCCATTGGGGACACAATTGAGAAAGGAGAGGTTTCTGGCGACGAAAGGGACCTGTTGCAGAAATTTGTCAGTCTGGTTTGCAGGGAAGACCCTGATGTACTGACTGGATACAACATAGATGGTTACGATCTCCCGCTCATCCAGGAAAGAATGGCGAAAAAAGGCGTGGATTTCAATATTGGGAGAGATTTCAGAAAGCCAAATAGGGTGAATAACCAGTACTGGAGATTGCACGGCAGGGTTATCAGCGATACGTGGTGGAACGTGAAGAAGATCCTCCACCCAAAACATGAGACCCTGAACTATGTCGCTTTGGAGTTGCTCGGTGAAGGCAAGGACAATATAAACAGGTTAAAGATAGAGGAGGAGTGGTCTAACCGAAGGCAGGAAGTGATAGACTACTGCATAAAGGATGCCTATCTTACTCTACAGATTTTCAGGCGTCTCAGGGTTATTGACCGGAACCTGTTCATGTCCACCGTTACAAAACTTCCACTGGATGATGTCACCAATGGCGGCACGAGCAATTATGTAGACTCAATTCTAATCAGAAGAGCGGACCGTGAGAATATAGGAGTTCCCATGACTTCTCACGATCTGAAAGAAAACCCGATTGAAGGCGGCTATGTGCACTCCATTGGTGCCGGGCTTTATGATAATGTAGTCGTGCTGGATTTCAAGAGCATGTATCCTTCTATGATCATGAAATACAACATTTGCTTCACAACCTTCGACCCAAATGGGACAATTGTTGCCCCAACAGGCGCTAGGTTTCTGGACCCCACAAAACGTGTTGGACTTGTACCTAGAATACTGAAAGACCTGATGAATGAAAGGGACAAGGTAAAGAGAGACATGAAGAAAGCCGGCACGCCTGAAGAAAGGAGTTATCTGGATGGCATACAGGGAGCGCTGAAAATTCTTATGAACACATTCTATGGGGTTCTGGCATCGTCCTTCTACAGGTTCACCAACCTTGAAATAGGTGGGGCAATCACAGCGTATGCCAGAGATACCATAACCGGGTTGATCGATCTTCTCAAGTCGGAGGGCAAAGTTGTAATTTATGGAGATACAGACAGTATATTCATAGAGTCTGGAGCAAAATCCCATGAGGAAGCAGTAAACATAGGGGAAGAGTTAAGCAGAAGACTTTCTAACAAGGAAGGGATTATAGTGGAGTTCGAAAAGGTACTGGACCCGTTCTTCTCTCACGGTGCAAAGAAAAGGTATGCCGGTAAGATTGTCTTTCCATATGATCAGAAGGATACTGTTCTCGTGAGGGGATATGAAGTCAGGAGGACGGATTCATTCGACCTTCAGAGCGAGGCGCTTTCAAAGGTATTCGATTTTGTATTGAATAAGGATATCAGCGGTGCCAGAGAATATGCTGACACCCTAGTTAAAAAGATATTATCAGGCGATCCTGAGATAGACATTGAGAATCTCGTCATTTCCAGGTCTGTCAGGAAGTTTGGAGACTATAAGGAAAACATGAACCTTGCCAATGTAAGAGTAGCCAAGAAACTTATGGAACGCGGCGAGACCTTCATACCGGGAATGAAAGTTTCATGGATAGTTACCAATAGCAAAAAGTCTCCCCAAGAAGTGGAGCCGTTCATTGACGGAGTCAAATTCGATGGCATCCCTGATTGGGCGTACTATGCTTCCAGGGTAAGGGAAACCCTAAACAGGGTGCTTGAGAGCCTCGGAGATGACCTTAAACTTCCGGATGAAGTGGATAAAGAGAGCAGGGTTGTGAACGCCAAAGATAGCCCAACAAACATGAAAACGCTTGATCAGTTCTTTTAG
- a CDS encoding Gfo/Idh/MocA family oxidoreductase gives MDFGIVGLGNHSLNRIMPAFKTAGLSIRSVYSSDKEKGGRVAAEYGAEYFNDLKKMMSSDIDGVYIGSPNFLHFPQAKLALDSGKNVLLEKQMTLKTSEAEELISISEKSGLALAIGFHMRFHPALKKIMDIVRSGDIGDPVSVSGTWGGQPSSPHSTTDRQWWGEEDKAGGGSIMGTGVHVLDSILYVLGKPPERVFSVKFPANTLIDTTQQVDMIYTGMIATAVSSRKTRKPDNSLYVSGSEGTVFGKDIFGTSILGSLILNGKVLDTYSGGSPYEGELRSFASLINGKESNIALGRDGANIVRIVTAANESSSRGISISL, from the coding sequence ATGGACTTTGGCATAGTTGGCCTCGGAAACCATTCTTTAAACAGGATAATGCCTGCGTTCAAGACAGCTGGGCTCTCGATAAGATCGGTTTATAGCTCGGACAAGGAAAAGGGAGGCAGGGTTGCTGCAGAGTACGGTGCGGAATATTTTAACGATTTGAAAAAGATGATGTCGTCTGATATCGATGGCGTTTACATAGGATCTCCCAATTTCCTTCATTTCCCCCAGGCGAAATTGGCTCTGGATTCTGGGAAGAACGTTCTGCTCGAGAAGCAGATGACGCTTAAAACAAGCGAGGCAGAAGAACTTATTTCAATAAGCGAGAAAAGCGGGCTTGCACTCGCAATAGGTTTTCATATGCGTTTCCATCCAGCCCTGAAGAAGATTATGGACATTGTCAGATCCGGTGATATCGGGGATCCTGTGTCAGTATCAGGCACATGGGGTGGCCAACCTTCTTCGCCACATTCCACGACTGACAGACAGTGGTGGGGGGAAGAAGACAAAGCTGGCGGTGGGTCAATTATGGGAACAGGGGTTCATGTCCTGGATAGCATACTTTACGTCCTAGGAAAACCGCCAGAGAGAGTCTTTTCCGTTAAGTTTCCCGCGAATACCCTGATTGACACAACTCAGCAAGTTGACATGATTTATACTGGCATGATCGCAACTGCCGTTTCGTCAAGAAAGACTAGAAAGCCAGATAACAGCCTATATGTTTCTGGAAGTGAGGGGACTGTATTCGGCAAAGACATCTTCGGAACCTCAATACTCGGGTCCCTTATTCTAAACGGTAAAGTCCTAGATACATACAGTGGCGGGTCACCCTACGAGGGTGAGCTGAGATCATTCGCGTCTCTCATAAATGGAAAGGAATCCAATATTGCCCTTGGACGTGATGGGGCAAATATCGTGAGGATTGTAACCGCTGCAAATGAATCTTCCTCCAGAGGAATATCGATAAGCCTTTAG